TCGTCGCCGTATCCGGCGCGGCGATACCGAGCGCTTCCTGCAAGCGTTCGACAATCTTCTGCTGATGCTTGGCGATCAGTTCCGGCACGAGCGGGGTGATCTTCGTGACGATCGCTTCCATTTCAGTGACGTTGGCGAGCAGCATGGTCGCCAGTTGCGCGCCTTCGCGAGCGCGCACGTCGATCAGGTCCGTAATGGCCTGCTTGCCGCATGCGAGCACGGCGTCGCGCAGCACTTCGGGCGCCACGCCGCTTTCCGCCAGAATGCCGGGCCAGCGCAGAATTTCGCCGGTGCGCAGCCGCCCTGCTTCCGGAAACGTGGAGAGCACCGTGCGTTCGAGCAGCGCGAGTTGCGCCAGCGCTTCGCGATTGATCGAGCCCGCGTTGGCGGACTGATCGCTGCGTTGCAGATTGATACGGATATCGACCTTGCCGCGCGACAGCTTGTTCATCAACATCTCGCGCAGCGTGGGTTCGCTCACGCGCACGTCTTCCGGCATGCGGAAGTTCAGATCGAGAAAGCGCGAGTTCACGGTGCGCAGTTCGACCGATACGCTCACGCCGCCTGTGCCTGAGGCTCCGACGAGTTCGCGCGTGGCGCTCGCATAGCCAGTCATGCTGTAGATCATCGTATTTCTCGCGATTGTGGCCATGCGTTCGACGATGGCCGGAGAGTCGAATCGCCCGGCGTGTACGAGGCGCGGGGCGGGGAAACACCATTATCCCATTTTTGGCGACGAGCCCCTTGGAGAGCCAAGGCACATGCGGGCAGCCGCCGCGCCCGATCGGCTGTAAAATCGCGCTTTCCCTCCTGCATTTTTCCTGACCGATTCCAACATGACCAACAACACCCAACGCCCCAGCGGCCGTCAGGCCGACCAGCTGCGCGACGTGCGCATTACGCGCCACTACACGAAGCACGCGGAGGGCTCGGTGCTGGTCGAATTCGGCGACACGAAAGTGATCTGCACCGCGAGCATCGCCGAGAGCGTGCCGTCGTTCCTGCGCGACCGCGGCCAGGGCTGGCTCACCGCCGAATACGGCATGCTGCCGCGCGCCACGCACACCCGCAGCGACCGCGAGGCCGCGCGCGGCAAGCAGACCGGCCGCACCCAGGAAATCCAGCGGTTGATCGGCCGCGCGCTGCGCTCGGTGTTCGATCTGGAGAAGCTCGGCGTGCGCACATTGCATATCGACTGCGACGTGATCCAGGCCGACGGCGGCACGCGCACGGCCAGCATTACCGGCGCGTTCGTGGCCGCGCATGACGCGGTGGCCAGACTGCTGGCCACGGGCCGCATCGAGAGCTCGCCGATCACCGACTACGTCGCGGCGATTTCGGTAGGAGTGTACGACGGACTGCCGGTGCTGGACCTCGACTACGACGAAGATTCGCAGTGCGACACCGACATGAACGTGGTGATGACAGGCGCTGGCGGCTTCGTCGAAATTCAGGGCACCGCTGAAGGCGTGCCCTTCTCGCGCGACGAAATGAACGCGCTGCTGGATCTGGCAAGCGACGGCATCAATACGCTGATCGCGAAGCAGAAGGCGGCGCTGGAGCAAAAGGGTGAATGAGGTGAATCAGGACAACGGCGCGGCCGCATACGGTTCGCCGTTGAAAAAAGTCGTGCTGGCGTCGAACAACGCGGGCAAGCTGCGCGAGTTCGCGGCGTTGCTCGGCGCCGCCGGCATCGAACTGATTGCGCAAGGCGAACTGAACGTGCCGGAAGCCGAAGAGCCGCATCCCACGTTCGTCGAAAACGCGCTGGCCAAGGCTCGCCATGCGGCGAAGCTGACCGGTCTGCCCGCGCTTGCCGACGACTCGGGCCTTTGCGTGCGCGCGCTACGCGGCGCACCGGGCGTCTATTCGGCGCGCTACGCGCAACTTGCCGGCGGCGAAAAGAGCGACGCGGCGAACAATGCACATCTCATGTCGGCGTTGCGCGGCGAAACCGACCGGCGCGCGTATTACTTCTGCGTACTGGCTCTGGTGCGTCACGCCGACGATCCCGAACCGCTGATCGCCGAAGGCCGTTGGCACGGCGAAATGCTCGACGCGCCGCGCGGCACACATGGTTTCGGCTACGACCCGTACTTCTTTTTGCCCGCGCTGAATGCGAGCGCCGCCGAACTCGAACCGGCGGTGAAAAACGCCAGCAGCCATCGCGCGATTGCATTGCGGCAACTGCTCGCGCGCCTGACGGAGGAAGCGTGATTCCGATCAAGCCCACCCCCGCCGATATCGGCA
This genomic stretch from Paraburkholderia dioscoreae harbors:
- a CDS encoding YicC/YloC family endoribonuclease — translated: MIYSMTGYASATRELVGASGTGGVSVSVELRTVNSRFLDLNFRMPEDVRVSEPTLREMLMNKLSRGKVDIRINLQRSDQSANAGSINREALAQLALLERTVLSTFPEAGRLRTGEILRWPGILAESGVAPEVLRDAVLACGKQAITDLIDVRAREGAQLATMLLANVTEMEAIVTKITPLVPELIAKHQQKIVERLQEALGIAAPDTATTSVSREEINERIRQEVTMYGIRIDIAEELSRLTAHLNETRHVIQKGGKVGKRLDFMMQELNREANTLGSKAAAKELADSSMTLKLLIEQMREQVQNLE
- the rph gene encoding ribonuclease PH, which produces MTNNTQRPSGRQADQLRDVRITRHYTKHAEGSVLVEFGDTKVICTASIAESVPSFLRDRGQGWLTAEYGMLPRATHTRSDREAARGKQTGRTQEIQRLIGRALRSVFDLEKLGVRTLHIDCDVIQADGGTRTASITGAFVAAHDAVARLLATGRIESSPITDYVAAISVGVYDGLPVLDLDYDEDSQCDTDMNVVMTGAGGFVEIQGTAEGVPFSRDEMNALLDLASDGINTLIAKQKAALEQKGE
- the rdgB gene encoding RdgB/HAM1 family non-canonical purine NTP pyrophosphatase, encoding MNEVNQDNGAAAYGSPLKKVVLASNNAGKLREFAALLGAAGIELIAQGELNVPEAEEPHPTFVENALAKARHAAKLTGLPALADDSGLCVRALRGAPGVYSARYAQLAGGEKSDAANNAHLMSALRGETDRRAYYFCVLALVRHADDPEPLIAEGRWHGEMLDAPRGTHGFGYDPYFFLPALNASAAELEPAVKNASSHRAIALRQLLARLTEEA